GTACCCAGCTTTATATATAATGCTTTTAACTAATCAAACAAGAGGATAGGAAAAGGTAGCACCCGGTATACGGTTACAGTtccatatttaatatatacaagaatttttttttcaaatatatttgttttgccaaatttctaaaaataaaataaacagcgACCAAATAATGGGCAGCATTCGAAGACATCGAAATGCTATGACAGCTTTATTGGCCGAGTACAATGACAAGCAGCCCCATGGTTTGGATTCTTCTGACGGGTTTGATGATTATTTCCATTCCAATAAAAGGTAGGAACACTAATATTGATGACATGAgagttcaatttatttttataattttatttcaggcGTGAGGATACCAACGAGGTTCAAGGTGGTCTATGTCAAAGTATAGTGCGTTATGCTCGCCCCCAAAAAGCTCGTTCTGCCTCTGGAGAATGGAAATTCATTGTCAATACTGGTCAACATACGCAGACTTTACGATTGGAAAAATGCACGTAGGTTATTTCAATCAAAtggatgaaataattttctaaggatattttcattattattattccaGAAATCCTCAGGAAAGCTGTTCATATCTATCTTCAAACTATAAATCCTATTGTTCCCAAGTCTATAATTATCATCGCCTCTTGAGTTGGGATAAAACTCGTGGTCTTCATGTGGATATTTTTAAAGTTCCCACATGTTGTTCGTGTCAAATTAATGGCATGAAGCAACAACAATTTGCTGCTGTTTTAAGTTCATATACAAAAAAGGATTTTAGCCCTGTCCATAATCGTGAGAAATATCATCATGATACTCGCGATTACGCCGAAGATGTCGaagaggatgatgatgatgaggaatTTGGTTTTAGTATAAGCGGCCACAATCATTACGATGCCAATGAATTACAGTCGGGTAGTAGTAAACGAGTAAGGTCCAAACTTCCCAGCCCTACTGTAGGATCGTATCTCAGCCCTCCCGGAGATGATGAGTTTGAACAATATCCTTATAAAATACCCAGGGATACAGCAAGTGTCTATAAATCCTCGCCATCGGGAACATCATTATCATCCTCGTCGTCTACGGTAGGATCATCGAAAAAGATTTTGCGAGACTTGGCTCGACGAAGACCTCAGAAAAGTTTTTCCAGTGACTATCAACAGGCAGATCTAGAATATGCACCCAGTGAACAACACGTCCAGAGAGAGGTAAACGTTTTTGGAACACCCTACGGCAAGCAAGATCGCACACAATCGACTAAAACTAAACTTATCTATTCTGTTATCCATACAGGCAGTAGCAACGACAGCACTACGGCCATCACCACAAGCACCGGAACCATTCGTGCCCTCACGCCAAGCCCTAGCACAACAACAGGAAGACCTTTCTCTAATACCAATGCCCACCAAAAGCCATCATCACCATCACCTGGAGCAAGCAGCTCAACAGACGGTATATCAACAGAGATCGCCGGCGATGGAACCACTCTACTCGAATCATCAGTATCCCACACTGGCACAGCAACAACACCATCAATTAGCGCAGCATCATTACCAGCCCATTACTACACCAATGCATCAGGAAATGGTCGGCACAAAATCTACAGGACGCGGGTACGGATCTCATCTGTGGGAACGACAGCCAGCAACACCAAAGCGAGCACTTCCACAACGACAATCCCCGAAACGACTGAATACATCGAGACGTCACCGAAGCGCCCGATTGTACCTGCTATAACTTCGGATATATTCCGAAATCCCTATGTgaccaaattaaatttaaccacACAACCACCATTGTATGCTTCCAAAAATGGCAGTACAAAATCTCATCCACAACCACCAAGGCGTATTAACTACAGTTATCATCCCATTATAGATTTTTTCGAAtataatcgaaaaattcaagtttCCCCTACAACATCGCCATCTACACCATCTTCAACAGTGAAACGACAAAGAGCTTCTTCTGTAAGACCTTCATCGTATCTTCTATCATCCACTCAAGTGTATCCCCATAAAATTCCCAACGCTGTAGCGACCAACATTTATCAGCCACAACAACAAtcgaaacaacaaaataaacagTCATCCAAATTAAATGAGCGTAGAATGGGTTACGGTGCTGATGGTGAAGGTAGTAGTGTTAGTCCCCATTTTAGATTCCCCAATCAACTAGAACATGGTGATCAATCATCGCAGCAAGAACTTCCGTTTCCTTCTGTATCGACGGAAATTGAAACGGAAACAGCAGATGTTTGGCATCCTGTTATAGTGGAGAATTTCTAAAGCTCAAACTCACATAGAGATACACTCATTTACTCATTCCCTTTCTCCCTGTTTTCATTAATCTATGACCTTCGTTATACTAATGCTGCTCTAACCTTAACACTCTGATCGTAGTTACATGCCTGAGTTTAACAATTAATGAAGTATATAAAACtagataatctttaatattaaaatcattatttattttatttaataatatttattttattagtatTTACGATTGCTAGCATATCCAATGCTTTGTGGAACTAATCTTTGCAATGTACTCTATTCATTGTTATTACGTTTTATTTCCTAGTTCTATTAAGTATcaataatacaaacatttttgtataaactttatttatattttaaaatttttaataaaaatttgcatttttattttaataaaatatctaTTTTATAGCTATTTGACTAGAAATGCACTTGGAAAAATGTCCAGAAAGTATGCTATACTTTtttacacacacagaaaaagtctttaaaaacaGCTGTTGCAGTAACATTTGTAGGTTTTATAATTggacttaaaatattttcaagtacCAATACATTTCTTCCCTCTACACTACAAAATTCAAGATAATTTTTTAGACATGCAGGTGGctgatatatatattaaaactaATTTCAGGGTGCAATCAATTACAAAGTGCtcgttaattttattgtttacaagctcacACTAGCATTTtggtctattgcattcagaaataaagttattcgtgatgaaaTTCCAGAGTGATAGTATATTTGGCTAGATAACCACAAGGGGCTAATGTAAGGGTCCTCCAGAATCCTAGCAAAAAACgagcttccaaaaaaatagtttggatatccaatttgtgatccggaaatagtgcaaatttggacccaatgaattttacatgcatGTAtcatgtctatgctacttctcatttgggtaacAGCATGCTATGAATGAAAGTGAAGTAACCAAActaaaagttattcaaaaacttaaaatgtaaagtagtgatgatatttttcaaacttgttactacaaccaaatgtACTTTGggctataacatttttttctaaaagttcgaacacttttcacaaaaagtacgaacgtttttcataaaaagtacgaaattgtttttatcaaatatttttcaaaaaaaaaagaaacaatgatttttttatgttatacatcgcttttattttcggcatatatttttgtatagatatattttcttccatttaattgtccaaaactgaaattttcacttaaaataggCTAATTGtgactttctaatacttgtccaaaaggactatggaaaaaattgatggggatcccgggatgcacattaaaagaaatttttgtggatttgtcCAAAAGGACAGCATAGAAAGTGGAAAACATCgtagggggattctgggatgcgttttaaaagaaatgcttgtggaacaactttcaatttgtttttgctgGTATGTTACcacatgcaaagaaaaaaaacgtttgacaaacgtgtaccgaaaacgtttttcttttgttagagttttttgaatttcttcgaaaattttaaacttttatcaccaaaaaaaattcgtttgttacaaaatttttatttttttcaatacaaaaaaaatatt
This is a stretch of genomic DNA from Haematobia irritans isolate KBUSLIRL chromosome 4, ASM5000362v1, whole genome shotgun sequence. It encodes these proteins:
- the NT1 gene encoding neurotrophin 1 isoform X1 — its product is MKMGQSFRCIFWATLYCVLYLVTATDEDLMDFDFGDLKDVDWNYDNQNSQELFTKSTTKPEENSITFDDDLDLLDDQDEKVHPFDWREKLLRTAMSKALRNKAVRQKFIEVMPILRVLSRQQKLALSALITAQISAKKGHELKLDQVRMMFGDDKSLILPVVYDIANLIKNSAKKYIEFDYTLQDLANFAKPKAEADRRKLELSSVELSDDDNTVGVATLPYTANESKEDEMDDFMDAGEEEEEYLDPMEINKELQKAITGKPQLTTEHIPIMVADKKKKITETKETSQEVIVDDPIKINMELQKDVPTLELLKGSVPIPSSEKLIISKTTPTPLRRTRRATENRELIHKLVRSVPLSVNEADLQRGLAGRTLKLNTTAFASPKESTLKPTTTAEPTAETILPNGENLEPYQLVEDLAFASLNGSEILLSGDEESKTEDDVTPDTDEPQGETLPTPEELIAGPRYRISANKIINMRSSGSSPKGKRVLAKTRGRPVKGSGVLPPKKCERFTASMCIRTEDYPIDQIMGSIRRHRNAMTALLAEYNDKQPHGLDSSDGFDDYFHSNKRREDTNEVQGGLCQSIVRYARPQKARSASGEWKFIVNTGQHTQTLRLEKCTNPQESCSYLSSNYKSYCSQVYNYHRLLSWDKTRGLHVDIFKVPTCCSCQINGMKQQQFAAVLSSYTKKDFSPVHNREKYHHDTRDYAEDVEEDDDDEEFGFSISGHNHYDANELQSGSSKRVRSKLPSPTVGSYLSPPGDDEFEQYPYKIPRDTASVYKSSPSGTSLSSSSSTVGSSKKILRDLARRRPQKSFSSDYQQADLEYAPSEQHVQREVNVFGTPYGKQDRTQSTKTKLIYSVIHTGSSNDSTTAITTSTGTIRALTPSPSTTTGRPFSNTNAHQKPSSPSPGASSSTDGISTEIAGDGTTLLESSVSHTGTATTPSISAASLPAHYYTNASGNGRHKIYRTRVRISSVGTTASNTKASTSTTTIPETTEYIETSPKRPIVPAITSDIFRNPYVTKLNLTTQPPLYASKNGSTKSHPQPPRRINYSYHPIIDFFEYNRKIQVSPTTSPSTPSSTVKRQRASSVRPSSYLLSSTQVYPHKIPNAVATNIYQPQQQSKQQNKQSSKLNERRMGYGADGEGSSVSPHFRFPNQLEHGDQSSQQELPFPSVSTEIETETADVWHPVIVENF